The following DNA comes from Odocoileus virginianus isolate 20LAN1187 ecotype Illinois chromosome 34, Ovbor_1.2, whole genome shotgun sequence.
CACTGTAATTGCCCACGATAAGAAGCTACCCTGTCTGTTACACGGTGAGTGACCGAGAGAGGGGCCCACTGCTTGCAGCTGTacgggagggaggggagaagtccTGAGAGGGAGCGCAGAGGCACCAGAGGCAGAGGACACTCCCTGAGACGCGGCAGGGACGACAAAAACAGAACCGCCCGGTCTGGAAGGAAAGACCGGAAGCAGAGAGGGCATTCCGGGGCACCTGCGGCAAACATCAGCCACTCACACAGGGTGGGCAGCCTCTCTGGGTGTGTGACGGGAAAGCCCAGCAGGCACCGACCAGCGGACGGGCCAGAGGGCCATACAGGAGAGGGGCAGGTACTGTATGGCTGGAGCAGCAGGCAGCAGCCGGGGACAGACCCGCTCTGTGCAGGTCACCACTTCCCTCTGAAGAGATAGGAAATGCTAATCGAGGCTTTACTTCTGCGTGCAGCATGACAAAGGGGCTGCAAGGGCCAAGGTCTATTTAGGAAGGGTTCTCAGATGTCTACAGTCATCCACGCAGGGCAGTGAGAGCTCAGGCTGGTAAGAGCCACTGAAGCGATCAAAGTAACAAGACTTGAGAGACTGGTTATGAAAATGGGAGAGATGTTCCCAGGTTTTTAACTTGTGAAAGATGGCGACCCTCaatgcaacaacaatgaaaagctgTAAGTAAAGTCCTATTTGGCTCTGCACTTGCTGAGAAGCCTCAGGGCATTAGTGTCCACACGCACTTTCTCTGTAACCCAAGGATAACGAGAGGTTTCAATAAGATAACAGATACACTGCAAGTAGACAGAACTTACACAAAGCAGGCAGTTCATGAACAGTGGCCCTCCTTCAAAAACTATCAAGGCTCTATATCACTTTCAGGATTACCTTCAAATCCCTACGGTGGCCTGCAGGAATATCCACCATCTGGTGGCATCTGTGCTTCCCAGTTATCTTCTCCTTACTTAGCCCTTCACACCCCAGGACTCAGCTACTTGTCCCAGGGCTCTGCTGAGGGCACAGGTCCCATCTCTGCCTGTTCACAGCAAACCTCGGGAGTAGGAAGGCCTGGCTCCAGTTGTAACTACTCCTCTGGGGACTTCTCTCTGTCTTTAACCCACAGTGATCACTCTCTTTCAAGTCCCTAGCACTCTGTAACAGCCATGGAACAACACGAGATGGAGTTCACAAGGTAGGTTTTCACATATATTGTGAAGCTCCTACCTAAACTCAAGGGTTTGGCTCTGTGGCCCCCActgtgtcttaaccactgcaggccgtcaataaatattcactgacaaATCCATCACTGGGTACATTTTCAATCATGACATATTAGATTTGGGTGGGCACGTGCACCTACCTTTAAGATTTCAGGATCTGAAACCATAGTTACTTGATGCTTGGCTTCAGGCCTCGCATTTACAGGGTCTTCTTGTTTAACTTCAGTGTTTGTACACATGGGTGCTTCTAGGTTAAATTCAGGGTCTGTATCTACAGGTAATTTCTGCTTGGATTCAGGGTCCATACGCATGGGAACTTCCTGCTTAGATTCAGGATCTGAACTTATGGACAGTACCTGCTTGTCCAAAGTTACTATATCTTTAGGTTTTTGGATAAACCATGGAGATTTCTGTCCTGGCAAAAGATATGATGCTACTCCTTTATAAAAAAGAGCTTTGTTTGGTCCCAAAGGTAGCATCTCTTCCAGCTTTTTCTCACCCTGATGCAACCGAAGAACCTTAGATATGTGGTCTGCTACAGCTAAGATAATGTTACCTCTTCTGTCACAGTTCTCTTTCACAGAGGTATAGGACGTCAAACACTTGTACCGAAAGCTCTCGAACATGCCTTCGGGGACGACATCATTGCCAAGCAGGCAGGCCAACAGGGGCAAGTCGGCCAGGCTGAGCCCGAGGCTCTGACAGAGCTTCTCCCGGCAGAGCATGACGGTGTCCAGGCTGTCCAGGGAGAGCTCACTGATGGAGAAGTAGGGACAGGTGTCATAGATTAAGTAGTCAGTGTCTTCTCCAAGAATCCCAAGACAGTTGTTCTGGAAACCATAGGAGGCCACCTCGTAGTCGGCCTCCTGTAACGAGCACagagtttcctgacccagggccttCAAAGCAAACCGCGTAAATATGGCCAGCCCCGAGGGGATGAAGAACATGTTTCTGCCCGGCTGCTCCCTGTGGGACTTGATGTAGTGGAAGATCTTGGCTATCTCCCTATTGTTTTTGAGTCTGCGTTTCACCCACTCGTCTCTCTTGGACTGCTCCACCATGCCATCAAAGAAGAAGATCAGCTTGATGCCAACAGCGGTAAAAGTTCTCACAAATTCTCGCAAAGAAGAATAGTATTCCCTCCACTGTCCACCGCAGATCCAAGACTCCGGTGTGTACCAGTACCTGAGGCAGCACATGGCATCGACCACGACGGTAGGGGTCCCTCCAGGGTGCTGGCTTCGGTGGCGTTCCGCCAGCTCCTTGAAATTTACTACCGTACATACATGTGGGCAGCTACTTGCCACAAACCCATGCAAACCTCTCACACCCATAATGGAACTCCTGGGAAGgatctaaaaaggaaaagaaatgagtgaATATGGTGTCATCATCAGACACATGGCACCTTTCAAAGCAAACACAGTCAGTCTCACATTCCCTCTGCTCTCGTCATAACACAGGGCGTGTCATGCTCTCAGGAGCCCGAAAGCCCTCCTCGCACATGCCCGCGGGGCTGGGCCTGAGGGAGGCTCTGACTCAGACTTCTACCAGGACAGTGCGGGGCAGGGCTCTCTTACGATTTTTACTATGATTATTACTCAAGAGATGTCTCAACAAAGTTTGAAAACAGGTTAATAGTTTCAAAGAAGCAATGCTTCGCATCTAGGAGTGCAAACAGaagttaattttgaaaacttaaaatgtaaaactggTACATGCAATGCTGatgtttctcaaaataattttgctgAGTGAAGGAAGTGGACCAAGGCGTGCACGCTGCTGTCAGCGCCTAGCCGCCTGAGCGCCGAGCTGTCGCAGGGGCCAGAGCCCTGGGGTTGTCTGCGGTGGGGCAGGAGGGGGTACAGACACCGCAGAGGCAAAGTATAGACATGTTCACTACTTTGGCTGTGGGGTGGTCTCACAGGTGAACACAGGCTTGAAGCTTCCCGCACACCAATGTACCTCAATAAAGACGTTAAAAGGACTACGTGAAAATTCTCTAGGGCAAATACCTGCAACAACATTTGAGATGATGACTGACTGACGTTAGATGAAAAACTATCTGTTCTAAAACGtaaaacacacacaacaaaatAGTTCAAAGAGTTAGAATTcacaatctggaaaaaaaaaaaatttaagcagagTCCTTTATATGAGTACGATGTCCTTGCACATAAAAAAAGACACCCATTGTGGTCAGACATCCTTTATCTTAACAGCCTATTCTTCTCATCAAGGCTTCATGTCCCctgataaaacaaaacaaaagaatccTTATCATGCAAAGAGCAGCAGAGAGGAAAATGGCCCTCTCCCAAGCCAGGGGCTGAGGGCAGCCGCCCCAGCTGCCTCCACACAGCAGAACCAGCTCCTGCCCACCGCCTGCCAGACAGCACTGGGCACTCAAAACACACATCTCTACTCTTCAAAACCACCCTGGTGGGTAAAAATAATAAGCCctatttcacaaatgaagaaactattAGCAAATTACTAGGCTGGGAAAAGGCCCCCTTGTGGACTCCCTTCTAAGAGGGCACACCTGTTAACAGACAGTGGCCTCTGACAGAGTTTAAAGCGATCTACTTAACTGCTACCAATAATaagcacagggcttccctggtggctcaggcagtaaagcatccacctgcaatacagaagatgtgggttcaatctcgggctgggaagatcctctggagaggggaatggctacccactccaatattcttgccttgcctggagaactccatgggcagaacagcatggtgggctacggtccacagggtcgcagactcggccatgactgagcaactagcacttccactctccactggtggctcagcagtaaagaatctgcctgccaatacaggagacatgggttcaatccctgggtcaggaagataccctagagatggaaatggcaacccactccagtattctagtctggaaaatcccatagacagacaagactggcaggctgcagtccacggggtcacaaagagtcggacatgacttagtgaccacaCAACAGTAATAAAGAGTATCTAAAAACCGAGTGGACACAAATAGCGCATTTAAGCTGAAACTGAGTGAGGCCATCTCAGTAAGCTGTCAGACACGATGGGCCCACATATCCCAAACCACTGCAGACCTCCTGCTGGCACTGGGCTGGCCTGGGAAGCTGTGTGTGTCTCTGATGCAGAAGATGGACTTCACAGAACAACCACCTCAACCACAACGCAGTTCCCCAGGCAGGGTCCTGGCCTGGGGGGAAAGCGGATATGATTCAGAACACAAAGAAGGGCTGTCAGACTGGACAAAAACcaaactggaattttttttaaaaaaaggaaaggtttGTGGAAGATGAGAGGACCCAAGGCAGACCTTACCCAGCGGGAGTTTGACTCTTCCTCTACTGTGAAAGGAGATCTGCTTCTTCCTTGGGCCGTGTGGGGTCTGGGGACCCTCCCGCCAAGCCCGCAAGGAGACGCGCAGGCCTGCAGGCACCAGGCCgcctcctctcccacccacagACGCAGCCCGTTTGTCCAGCAGCCCTGCTTCGTTTGCCTTGGCTGCCTTCCCTCACTAATAGAAAGACTATTTTGTTTCAAGCATTTTTCTACTAAAACTGCAAGTGACAACACTGAGTTTCTTGAAACACTCTCCTCTTTATTTTGCAAGAAGTCAAGCTCAGCCTCTGCTTTGATTTCATTCAAATGATTTTCCTCCTCGCTTACCCCAGTAGTAAAAAGctcactatttttttaaacaggtacTGGTTTTTCCTGTATTTTACACTGCCAATTTCCCACAGTTTGAATCACAAATTACCTC
Coding sequences within:
- the FAM120B gene encoding constitutive coactivator of peroxisome proliferator-activated receptor gamma isoform X1; its protein translation is MGVRGLHGFVASSCPHVCTVVNFKELAERHRSQHPGGTPTVVVDAMCCLRYWYTPESWICGGQWREYYSSLREFVRTFTAVGIKLIFFFDGMVEQSKRDEWVKRRLKNNREIAKIFHYIKSHREQPGRNMFFIPSGLAIFTRFALKALGQETLCSLQEADYEVASYGFQNNCLGILGEDTDYLIYDTCPYFSISELSLDSLDTVMLCREKLCQSLGLSLADLPLLACLLGNDVVPEGMFESFRYKCLTSYTSVKENCDRRGNIILAVADHISKVLRLHQGEKKLEEMLPLGPNKALFYKGVASYLLPGQKSPWFIQKPKDIVTLDKQVLSISSDPESKQEVPMRMDPESKQKLPVDTDPEFNLEAPMCTNTEVKQEDPVNARPEAKHQVTMVSDPEILKVARAQHVQAESYLVYGVMSSGEVECSNSLEDATDQALPSQAFVYRPVRQRVYSLLLGGGTGGFSTGPAVKEWFVYSGNPLRQPDLVRPLQMNIPGGTPNLRQLWLSQEPGIQAQRLDTLLACFDLSSSREELQAVESPFQALCCLLVYLFVQVDTLCLEDLHAFIAQALCLQGKPTVELADLQLDHIDPRAVQLATLLVRGLTTLVLVNGACGSPWEMADFMPWHLFDGKLFHQKYLQSEKGYTAEVLVEQNRCHVTRFHTLKSVVCKACGKESRPIVSRRHWRPHHTGRWGRPGSSSHGTSSGCSRAGHRQHWRDQGPGSRQYEPDQWRRY
- the FAM120B gene encoding constitutive coactivator of peroxisome proliferator-activated receptor gamma isoform X2; the encoded protein is MGVRGLHGFVASSCPHVCTVVNFKELAERHRSQHPGGTPTVVVDAMCCLRYWYTPESWICGGQWREYYSSLREFVRTFTAVGIKLIFFFDGMVEQSKRDEWVKRRLKNNREIAKIFHYIKSHREQPGRNMFFIPSGLAIFTRFALKALGQETLCSLQEADYEVASYGFQNNCLGILGEDTDYLIYDTCPYFSISELSLDSLDTVMLCREKLCQSLGLSLADLPLLACLLGNDVVPEGMFESFRYKCLTSYTSVKENCDRRGNIILAVADHISKVLRLHQGEKKLEEMLPLGPNKALFYKGVASYLLPGQKSPWFIQKPKDIVTLDKQVLSISSDPESKQEVPMRMDPESKQKLPVDTDPEFNLEAPMCTNTEVKQEDPVNARPEAKHQVTMVSDPEILKVARAQHVQAESYLVYGVMSSGEVECSNSLEDATDQALPSQAFVYRPVRQRVYSLLLGGGTGGFSTGPAVKEWFVYSGNPLRQPDLVRPLQMNIPGGTPNLRQLWLSQEPGIQAQRLDTLLACFDLSSSREELQAVESPFQALCCLLVYLFVQVDTLCLEDLHAFIAQALCLQGKPTVELADLQLDHIDPRAVQLATLLVRGLTTLVLVNGACGSPWEMADFMPWHLFDGKLFHQKYLQSEKGYTAEVLVEQNRCHVTRFHTLKSVVCKACGKESRPIVSRRHWRPHHTGSRQYEPDQWRRY